The Synergistaceae bacterium DNA window CCTTCACGGAGATGTGCAATACTCATTTTCCAAAATAGAGCATGCCGTCGGAAGGATCCTCGAAAAAGGGGCCGTACCGGCGATCATGGGAGGAGACCACTCCATAACCATACCTGCGGGCAGGGCCCTCGGGGCCATCGGCAAAAAAATAACCGTGATACAGTTTGATGCTCACCTTGATTGGACCGGAAACGTGGGACCCCAGCGGTATGGAAACGGAAGCCCCATGAGGAGGCTGTCGGAGATGGACCACATCGGCGGAATGGCCCAGATTGGTCTTCGGGGAATAGGTTCCAGCCGCAGGGAGGATTTTGAGGACGCGAAATCCTGGGGCAGCGTGCTTATAACCTCAAGAGAGGCCCGCGGGATCGGTCCCGAGGGAGTGCTGGCCAGAATCCCGAAATCGGACTACTACTACGTGACCATAGACATCGACGGCTACGACATGTCCATAGCCCCCGGCACCGGCTCACCGTCACCGGGTGGCATGTACTATGATGAGGTTAACGACATGCTTGCGGGAATATGCCGGATGGGGAAGGTGGTCGGTTTCGACCTGGTGGAGGTGGCGCCCCAGTACGACCCCGCAGGAATAACAAGCCGCCTCGCCGCCATGACCATGCTCAATATGATGGCGCAAATCATGAAAAACAGAAGTTGACCAAGAGGCGCTTGGAGAACTTCCGTTTTGCGAGAGAAACATGCCCCGGGGCAAACCTCTTCCGCCGAGTTGAGAGCGAGATCCCTCGCCTTCGCCTCGGGATGACAGAAATAACCTGGTTTGTCAGGGACGACAGGCCCTTTTGTCATCCGAAGGGCGGGATCGGCCCGAGGCATCTGGGATCAAACCCGGATTCCTCTCTGTTTTGCCAGGAATTGCAACCGACCTACTCCCACTCGATCGTCGCGGGAGGCTTTCCTGTTATGTCGTAGACCACCCTGTTGACGCCTGGGACCTCGGCGCATATCCTGTGCGACGTCCTGTCGAGCACGTCCCATGGTATGCGCACCCAGTCGGCGCTCATCCCGTCCTGCGACTCGACCGCGCGCAGAGCGACGGTCTCGGAGTAGGTGCGGGCGCCATCCGTCATGCCGACCGACCTCACCGGCAGGAGGGCGGCGAACGACTGCCACACTATGTCGCTTCCCTGCCACTCCGCCAGCTCCTCG harbors:
- a CDS encoding GMP synthase (glutamine-hydrolyzing), encoding EPLRDLFKDEVRTVGRLLGIPEEMVARQPFPGPGLAVRCLGEITVERLDALRRADAIFHEELAEWQGSDIVWQSFAALLPVRSVGMTDGARTYSETVALRAVESQDGMSADWVRIPWDVLDRTSHRICAEVPGVNRVVYDITGKPPATIEWE
- the speB gene encoding agmatinase, which produces MDRINQPITGICSFAKYPIVEDYGSIDADIAVIGVPYDTGVGFLPGARLGPRRIREVSTQYARGEAGFFDPDVGEQLLAAPVKIVDCGDADVLHGDVQYSFSKIEHAVGRILEKGAVPAIMGGDHSITIPAGRALGAIGKKITVIQFDAHLDWTGNVGPQRYGNGSPMRRLSEMDHIGGMAQIGLRGIGSSRREDFEDAKSWGSVLITSREARGIGPEGVLARIPKSDYYYVTIDIDGYDMSIAPGTGSPSPGGMYYDEVNDMLAGICRMGKVVGFDLVEVAPQYDPAGITSRLAAMTMLNMMAQIMKNRS